The Episyrphus balteatus chromosome 4, idEpiBalt1.1, whole genome shotgun sequence genome includes a window with the following:
- the LOC129919293 gene encoding uncharacterized protein LOC129919293, with product MRATLRYEYVYFSGSCLQTFNDSGGVFCFVPFFSTTHFILQTIFFRYSFIMNYVERKNQLIHLVRLSPGLWKQPRKARGLKQKLWDEVGAQLGTTGFDAKRQWEILRDQLRRETKRLKQNPDYKSTWAFYSKMQFTILPNDGSSLAGSDDGLEPYHPDSDFENNSINSIKAKTEEEPIIQVRKDLHDKDYSFKENTQSVTQLEATTEPQATISIEYYQHPSTSAAGVSSSSSSTQKRRRLNDNEMPKIKNNRYPNCEEDDEDYYFAMSIVPAMRCIQSPKKLRLRSKILNLIAAAMESEVDGDVESNYGMSLLRDDDIEEDTVKTEPEFIPEDMVQTSIQQQSEGYFS from the exons ATGCGAGCAACGTTACGCTATGAGTATGTGTATTTTTCAGGCAGTTGTCTGCAGACATTCAATGACAGTGgtggtgttttttgttttgttccctTTTTTTCTActacacattttattttacaaacaatcttcttccgttattcatttataatgaattacgtAGAACGCAAGAATCAATTAATTCACTTAGTCAGATTGTCCCCAGGACTATGGAAACAGCCAAGAAAAGCTCGAGGATTGAAACAAAAACTATGGGACGAAGTTGGCGCCCAACTGGGGACAACCG GATTTGATGCAAAACGACAATGGGAAATCCTTCGGGACCAACTTAGAAGGGAGACAAAACGTCTCAAGCAAAATCCTGACTACAAGTCAACTTGggcattttattcaaaaatgcaATTCACAATACTACCAAATGATGGTTCCTCTCTCGCTGGCTCTGACGATGGTTTAGAGCCTTATCATCCTGAttctgattttgaaaataattctaTCAATTCTATCAAAGCAAAAACTGAAGAAGAACCCATTATTCAAGTGCGTAAGGATTTGCACGATAAAGACTATAGTTTTAAGGAAAATACACAATCAGTGACGCAGCTGGAGGCTACAACAGAACCTCAAGCGACGATAAGTATAGAATATTATCAGCATCCCTCAACAAGTGCTGCAGGAGTTtcctcatcgtcgtcgtcaACTCAAAAACGACGTCGACTAAACGACAATGAaatgccaaaaataaaaaacaaccgaTATCCTAATTGTGAAGAAGATGATGaagattattattttgcaaTGAGCATAGTGCCAGCGATGCGTTGCATACAAAGTCCCAAAAAACTTCGACTTCGatcgaaaattttgaatttgattgcAGCTGCTATGGAAAGTGAAGTAGATGGCGATGTAGAGAGTAATTATGGTATGTCGTTGTTAAGGGATGATGACATTGAAGAAGACACAGTTAAAACTGAACCGGAATTTATACCTGAAGATATGGTGCAGACTTCAATACAACAACAATCTGaaggatatttttcttaa